In Miniphocaeibacter halophilus, the following proteins share a genomic window:
- a CDS encoding J domain-containing protein has product MRKIWGKFILGLANFLEVLIGGLINIMEVIVSVVSQLGKALLSLVFIGCSAFLIAPWFIGGAGVLLSPYIIIIVAFFVLVPILGRKFVSWLQYVNYSAVEFLRNYGDYLINNKENFKSYSEFSKDYKDRKEREEREREEQQQAQNDFWEEIFKNFSQGSGGFHYYNMNDEEFRRTFGGYQGQQQGYGGYGQGSYANPLNDFKTKYKESCEVLGIPEDTNIYEVKTAYRKMAKKYHPDINKDPGATEMFQKINEAYEFLSEENINRYKQMNKN; this is encoded by the coding sequence ATGAGAAAGATTTGGGGTAAATTCATATTGGGACTTGCTAATTTTTTAGAGGTTCTAATAGGCGGTTTAATAAATATAATGGAAGTTATAGTCAGTGTTGTTTCGCAATTAGGTAAGGCCTTACTTTCTTTGGTTTTTATAGGATGTAGTGCATTTTTAATAGCTCCTTGGTTTATTGGTGGTGCAGGAGTCCTATTATCGCCCTATATAATAATAATTGTAGCTTTCTTTGTATTAGTTCCTATATTAGGAAGAAAATTTGTCAGCTGGTTACAGTATGTTAATTATTCAGCTGTTGAATTTTTAAGAAACTATGGTGATTATTTAATAAATAATAAGGAAAACTTTAAATCCTATAGTGAATTTTCTAAGGACTATAAAGATAGAAAAGAAAGAGAAGAAAGAGAAAGGGAAGAACAACAACAAGCACAAAATGATTTTTGGGAAGAAATATTTAAAAACTTTTCACAAGGCAGTGGAGGATTTCACTATTATAATATGAATGATGAAGAGTTTAGAAGAACTTTTGGAGGTTACCAAGGCCAGCAACAAGGCTACGGTGGCTATGGTCAAGGCTCTTATGCAAATCCATTAAATGATTTTAAAACAAAGTATAAGGAAAGTTGTGAAGTATTAGGAATACCGGAAGACACTAATATTTATGAAGTTAAAACAGCTTATAGGAAAATGGCTAAGAAATATCATCCCGATATAAATAAAGATCCTGGTGCTACAGAGATGTTTCAAAAAATTAATGAAGCCTATGAGTTTCTAAGTGAAGAAAATATTAATAGATATAAACAAATGAATAAAAATTAA
- a CDS encoding V-type ATPase subunit produces the protein MNSAKEFSALNSKISSMKKNLLQEEDYESLIGFKKIEEVIDYLYEREFIVNKNYNSINEIESDLKKNRLKILNKLGYFLSKNYNNLVQLILDKYEIEDIKKATRNLVTKNKALTKESFIIRDDFYEKIKEGITIEEFFEELKNSKFYKYLRGYKNQEKRDLLFFVEMSLDRNYYSSIFFESKYLNKENEKIIKNFYGQFIDLYNLSWIYRAKKFYNIKPVIIYNYTILGGDLFNTTDIKNLSYMELEDFVDNILKTKYSFLFDSKHNIDIYMERRINRYLYYQSRDLTKSNKFNFKKTLGIIVMTDFDIKDIGAILESKNYNLTSEETRGYLIKNLGRS, from the coding sequence ATGAATTCAGCAAAGGAGTTTTCAGCCTTAAATAGTAAAATTTCCTCTATGAAAAAAAATCTTTTACAAGAGGAGGATTATGAAAGTCTTATTGGCTTTAAAAAAATAGAAGAAGTTATAGATTATTTATATGAAAGAGAATTTATTGTAAATAAAAATTATAATTCCATAAATGAAATTGAATCGGATTTAAAAAAGAATAGATTAAAAATTTTAAATAAACTAGGCTATTTCTTGTCTAAAAACTATAATAATCTAGTTCAACTAATTTTAGATAAGTATGAAATAGAGGATATAAAAAAAGCGACTAGAAACCTTGTTACAAAAAACAAGGCCTTGACTAAAGAAAGTTTCATTATAAGAGATGATTTTTATGAAAAGATAAAAGAAGGAATTACTATAGAGGAATTTTTTGAAGAGTTGAAAAATAGCAAGTTTTATAAATATTTAAGAGGATATAAAAATCAGGAAAAAAGAGATTTATTATTTTTTGTGGAAATGTCATTAGATAGAAATTATTACTCCAGTATTTTTTTTGAAAGTAAATATTTAAATAAGGAAAATGAGAAGATAATAAAAAATTTTTATGGACAATTTATTGACCTATACAATTTAAGTTGGATATATAGGGCAAAGAAATTTTATAATATAAAACCGGTTATTATTTATAATTACACAATACTTGGAGGAGATTTATTTAATACGACTGATATTAAAAATCTATCGTATATGGAACTTGAGGATTTTGTTGATAATATTTTAAAAACTAAGTATAGTTTTTTATTTGATTCCAAGCATAATATAGATATTTATATGGAAAGAAGAATTAACAGATATTTATATTACCAGTCAAGGGATTTAACAAAAAGCAATAAATTTAACTTTAAAAAGACCCTAGGAATTATTGTAATGACCGACTTCGATATTAAGGATATTGGAGCGATTTTAGAATCTAAAAACTATAATCTTACTAGTGAAGAAACTAGGGGTTATTTAATTAAGAATTTAGGAAGGAGTTAA
- a CDS encoding DNA topology modulation protein, which produces MKIAVLGYSGSGKSTLSKYLSGKYGIPLLYLDTVQFLPNWEMRDREEARSLVLNFINKESWVIDGNYTSFFQEERLSLADKIIYMKFNRFSCLYRGFKRYLQFKNTTRDSMAEGCKEKFDFEFIYWILYKGRNKDIKEHYKEILDKHKNKLIVIKNQRQLQEFKENIDKFI; this is translated from the coding sequence ATGAAAATAGCTGTTTTAGGATATAGTGGCAGTGGAAAGTCGACACTATCTAAATATTTAAGCGGAAAATATGGTATTCCCCTTTTATACCTTGATACTGTTCAGTTTTTACCTAATTGGGAAATGAGAGATAGGGAAGAAGCAAGGTCCTTAGTTTTAAACTTTATAAATAAGGAATCCTGGGTTATAGACGGCAATTATACTTCTTTTTTTCAAGAAGAAAGGTTGTCCTTGGCAGATAAAATAATTTATATGAAATTTAATCGATTTTCCTGTCTGTATAGGGGTTTTAAAAGGTATTTACAATTTAAAAACACTACAAGGGACAGTATGGCGGAAGGATGTAAGGAAAAATTTGATTTTGAGTTTATTTATTGGATTTTGTATAAGGGAAGAAATAAGGATATAAAAGAACATTATAAAGAAATTTTAGACAAACATAAGAATAAGCTAATTGTTATTAAAAACCAAAGACAGTTACAGGAATTTAAGGAAAATATAGATAAATTTATTTAG
- a CDS encoding metallopeptidase family protein produces the protein MGNLNEKYTIDDVHDMLEEIADTIPDVLFEDLQGGIVLIESAKMHPKSINNNLYINGEYVRNNMYNLIRIYYGSIIKTKGHLPRQQFKDKLEEVLIHEFRHHIEFKCNDFSLIKEDKEYIKKYLERYGK, from the coding sequence ATGGGAAATTTAAATGAAAAATATACAATTGATGATGTTCATGATATGTTAGAAGAAATTGCTGATACAATTCCCGATGTATTATTTGAGGATTTACAAGGTGGAATTGTATTAATTGAGTCTGCCAAAATGCATCCTAAGAGCATAAATAACAACCTATATATTAATGGTGAATATGTAAGAAATAATATGTATAATCTTATTAGGATTTATTATGGCTCAATAATTAAAACTAAGGGACATTTACCTCGTCAACAGTTTAAAGACAAGCTGGAAGAGGTATTAATTCATGAGTTTAGACATCATATTGAATTTAAATGTAATGATTTTTCTTTAATAAAAGAAGATAAGGAATATATTAAAAAGTATTTGGAAAGGTATGGCAAATGA
- a CDS encoding helix-turn-helix domain-containing protein, translating into MAIKVYLDEILKDRNMTSKELAKLINITEANLSILRSGKAKGIRFNTINKICYYLNCDIGDILKFDGELED; encoded by the coding sequence ATGGCAATAAAAGTATATTTAGATGAAATATTAAAAGATAGGAATATGACTTCAAAAGAATTAGCAAAATTAATTAATATTACTGAAGCTAATTTATCTATTTTACGTTCAGGTAAGGCAAAAGGAATAAGATTTAATACTATAAATAAAATTTGCTATTATTTAAATTGCGATATTGGTGATATATTAAAATTCGATGGAGAATTGGAGGACTAA
- a CDS encoding AAA family ATPase, translating to MIDFLKEQNIDNKLIDKVLEFRKNHQLDNKYINRIPSPHYKYYGKEVWEQSITAILQGSNILLSGPKATGKNVLSDNLAALFQRPTWNISFHVNTDSTNLIGTDTFKDNEVTFRPGPVYDVALNGGFGILDEVNMAKSDSVAVIHSLLDYRRIIDVPGYEKINLNDATRFIGTMNYGYAGTKELNEALISRFLVIDMPKASEETLKHILLTDFYLRENALDLFIRLFLDLQEKSMNSEISSKAIDIRGLIAAIGAMKIGLNIKSALQIGLVNKTFDLFEREIIQDVINSLFKNDLTREDIFKVL from the coding sequence ATGATAGATTTTTTAAAAGAACAAAATATAGATAATAAGTTAATAGATAAAGTTTTAGAATTTAGAAAAAACCATCAATTAGACAATAAATATATAAATCGTATTCCGTCACCACATTATAAATATTACGGAAAAGAAGTTTGGGAGCAAAGTATTACCGCTATACTACAAGGTTCAAATATCCTACTCAGCGGTCCTAAGGCAACAGGAAAAAATGTTCTTAGCGATAACTTAGCTGCCCTATTTCAAAGACCTACTTGGAATATATCCTTTCATGTAAACACCGACAGTACAAATTTAATTGGAACAGATACTTTTAAGGACAATGAAGTAACCTTTAGACCGGGACCTGTTTATGATGTAGCTTTAAATGGTGGTTTTGGTATATTAGATGAAGTAAATATGGCTAAAAGTGATTCCGTTGCAGTTATTCATTCCCTACTTGACTATAGGAGAATAATAGATGTTCCCGGATATGAAAAAATAAATTTAAACGATGCTACTAGATTTATTGGTACAATGAATTATGGCTATGCAGGCACTAAAGAATTAAATGAAGCTCTTATTTCTCGATTTCTTGTAATAGATATGCCTAAAGCAAGTGAAGAAACATTGAAACATATTTTACTTACAGATTTCTACCTAAGAGAAAATGCTTTGGATTTATTTATAAGATTGTTTTTAGACCTTCAAGAAAAGAGTATGAACTCTGAAATTTCTTCAAAAGCTATTGATATTAGAGGTTTAATAGCAGCTATTGGAGCAATGAAAATAGGATTAAATATAAAATCAGCTTTACAAATAGGTCTAGTAAATAAAACCTTCGACCTTTTTGAAAGAGAAATAATCCAGGATGTAATTAACAGTCTTTTTAAAAACGACTTAACAAGAGAAGATATTTTTAAGGTATTATAA